The Chitinophaga caeni genome segment TCTGCCAAGCTTGAGGGGAATGTAAGGGAAAGATGAATGCTATCTCCTACGTTACTTACGCTTGGGAAGATTAATGTTTGTGAAGCATATGCATTTACCAATCCTAGGATAACATGTACCGTGGAACCTGTTACTGAACTCGAATCAATCGCTAAACCAGGATTTTCGATATAACATCCCACGCAAAGACCATTCGCTGTATTTGTTTGGGTTGTTGCCGCACCGCAAGGAACATCATTTGGCCCGGGGGCTTGAAGTACGGTGACCCTAACTGGTATCCTGCTCGCCGTTTTACAACCTATATTATTTGTTGCTTCAACATAGTATACCGTGCTAACAGTCATTGCCGGGGTGGTAAAGTCCGCTCCTGTTGCCAATGCCGTACCACCTGTTGCTACATCATACCATTCGTAAGTATAAGTAGTATCCGGATTATTAACAGACAAATGAGCCGTTTCTCCCAAGTTCACAGTCACGTCATCTGAAGTGACCTCCACACCAGGTAGACCTACTGTAACAACGGCAGGAGTTCTTTCGGAACTCACACAACCGCTTGAAGTAACAGCTTCTACGTAGAAGATACTATCCACGGAAATGTTACCGGTAGTGAAGCTATTTCCAGTGGCCAATACACTTCCACCTACCGGTTTGTTATACCAACGATAGGTAGTATTTGCTTGCGGGGTAATACTTAAGGTAGCAGTTTGACCAGTACAAACAGCTACGGTATCGCTTTGTAACAGCGGCTTAGCGTATACCCTTGAAGCATAATCTACGTTTATTGCGCTCAAAGCTTGCGCTACACCTGAATTCATCTTGATCTCAACCCTATCAAACGTAGCGCCCGGTGCAAACTTCAAGATTGCAGATTCGCTGTTGTTTAATAATTGAAGATTAATCAATGAAGAATTTAAATCCGCATAATCATTATTAAATGTCGCACCATTATAAGTGCCTACTTGAATATTAGCTAATAAACCTACATCTGCAATACTTGACGGGAAGGTCAATCCAATCACAACGCTGTCACCAACATTACTTGGACTTGGATAAATCAACGTTTGGGATACGGAACCACCCACTAAACCGAGAATAACATGTATTGTAGAACCGGTTGACTTACTTGAATCGATTGCCAATCCTGGGTTCTCCACGTAACAACCCACACAAATACCATTAGCGGCATTCGTTTGGCTATTAGCTGCGCCGCAATCGGCATCAGGAGAACCGGGGTCTTGGCGAACATATACTGTTACAGGTATTCTCATATTTGATTTACAACCATTCGCATTGGTAGCTTCAACATAATAAACTGTTGTTACGTTTATTGCCGGGGTAACGAAAGTAGCTCCAGTATGAACGGATGTTCCCCCCGTTTCTTCATCGAACCAATCGTAAGTGAAGTTGGCATCCGGGTTATCTACACTTAAAGTAGCAGATTGACCGCGGTCAACAGTTACTTCATTAGCCGTTACACTTACATTAGACAATCCCACCATGATCGATACGGGAACCCTAACAGGGCTAATACAGCCTGTCGATGACACAGCTTCCACATAGAAAGTTGTATCATTCATCACGGGACCGTATTTGAAAGATTGCCCGTTATATAGAGACGAACCGCCAGTTGCTGTAGCGTACCACCTGAATGTAGTGTTCAGGCGGGCCGTAGCTTCCAGTGTGGCAGTATCGCCCACACAAACATTTACAGAATTAGATACAGGTACTGCCGGTGCAATTATCCGTGTTGCATAATCGACATTAACCGCACTAATGGCTTGTGCCAAACCTGCGTTCATTTGAATTTGTACTTTATCAAATGCTGCCGTTGGCGCATACTTAATAATAGCTTGCTGATTATTATTCAACAATGTCAAGGAAATTAAACCTCCTCCATTGATTGCTTGCAAGTCATTATTGCTAGTGCCGCCATTAGCAGTACCAATTTGTACATTCGCTAACAAACCGAGATCTGCTAAGCTGGAAGGGAAGGTTAAACCTACCACCAGGGTATCCCCGATATTGCTTGCCGTTGGGAATTCCAATGTTTGAGATACACTTCCGCTTAATAATCCCAAGATGAGATGAATGGTAGATCCGGTCGTGGTACTGGAATCAACTGCGAAACCAGGGTTTTCCACGTAACAGCCTACACAAAGACCGTCGGCAGCATTAGTTTGAGAAGTTGCACTTCCACATGGCACATCTGCTGCACCCGGAGTTTGGGTTACATTTACTGTTACGGGAACCCTTGTAGCCGATGCACAACCCGCCCCATTTGAAGCTTCTACGTAATACACCGTGGTTACAAACAAGTTCGGCGTTGTGAAATTTGGTCCGGTAGATAAGGCTGTACCACCTGTCGGCACATTATACCATTGATAAGTAAATGTTGGCTCAGGAGTGTTTACGCTCAAATCAGCGGTCTCACCAACTGGGATGCTAACTGAATTGGAGGTAACAGTTACGGACGGAAGGCCAGTTTGAACGTATACCGCTGTTCTCGTCGGGCTCGTACAACCGGATGCAGAAAGCGCTTCTACATAATAAGTTGTATTTGCCGTGATGGCCGGTGTTGTATAGGAGGCTCCCGTAAATAATGGGCTGCCGCCTGTTGCATCAGCAAACCAACGGAAAGTGGTATTAGGTCTTGAAATTGCATTCAAGGTCGCTGTTTGGCCGGGACAAACGGACACGGTGTCTTCTTGCACGGTTGGCACGGCTGTAATCACTCTCGCATAATCGAGATTTATAGCATTCAATGCCGTTAGCGCTCCAGAATTTAATCTAAGCTCTACAGCATCAAATGTTGCCGTTGCCGCAAAAGTTACCAATGCCTTTTGGTTTCCAGCTAACAATTTCAAGGTAATCGGCGCTGCGTTAATGTCCTGGAGATCATTATTTGCAGTACCACCATTATATGTGACTACTTGTACTGTCGATAATAAACCTACATCCGCCAATGAAGAAGGTAATGTTAACCCGATCTGGATACTATCCCCAACATTAGCTACACCGTCAAAGGTCAGTCTTTGTGCGGCATAAGCGTTTAACAAGCCTAGCACCACCCCGATGCGTGATCCGGTTTCTGTACTAGAGTCTACAGATAAACCCGGATTTTGTACGGAGCATCCAATACACAAACCATTGCTCGTATTACTTTGAGAGATGGCCGCACCGCATGACAAGTCGATAGCGCCGGAATTTACAGTAACGGTGGCAGCAGTTCTATTCAATGTCACGCAGCCGGTAGTATTATCAACTGCTTCAACGTAATATGTTGTGTTTGCTACCAATGGCGGCGTAGTAAAGCTGGCACCTGTATATATGCTAGTGCCGCCTGTAGGTGTCACAAACCAATTGTAAGTTACGTTGCCACTTGTTGAAGATGCGGTAAATGTTGCTGAACCACCCTGCACGACACTAGTTGTACTTGGCGTCACGGTTACATTAGCAGGAGCTTGGGTCACTACCGCTGCTGCGGTAGATCGCGCAGCACTGGTACAACCGTTAGCGCTACTTTCCACGTAATAGGTTGCATTATTATTTAATACCGCTGTTGTGAATGTCGCACCTGAATCCAACGGCGTACCGCCAGTTGCTGTGGAATACCAACGGTATGTTAGATCTCCATCGGGAGCGGCAATAGCAAAAGTCGCGGTATTGCCGGCACAAAGGCTTACCGTATCAACGGCTAATGCCGGGGCAGTCGGTACCTGGTTCACATTTACAGTGATCGGTACCCGCGTACCATTCTCACAGCCGAAGCGACTAATACCCACGTAATATGTTTTGGTATTAGTTAATGCCGGGGTAGTAAAGCTTGTTGTATTTGTAGCTAAAGCCGTACCACCGGTTGGCACATCGTACCAATTAACGGAAGTATTTGCTGCGGCAGTGACGGATAAGTCAGCCGTATTGCCGGTACATATATTTACATCGCTTGCAAGAGGAACTGGGTATTGTACCGTGGCGGCTACGTAAAATACGTTCACCGTAGCTAAAGCAGAAACCAAACTACCTAAGCTGATCATTACCCCGTTGAAATCTTCATCAACAGGAATAGAGACGCGGTACCTACCAGTTCCGCCGATAATTCCGAGTAGTTTTAAACCAACTAAACTATTATTTAAGGATATCGGCCCAGAACCTAAGGCTGTTGCATTTAAATAAGGTCTTACAGAAATCGCGGATAATAGGTCCAAGTTTAACAGTTGACCCGGCGATTGTAATACTATCACGATACTATCGCCCGCTGCATATGTATTGGAAAAACCGATCAGGTGGTTAATTGATCCGGCCACACCTACTGGAACAGACATCGTTGATGCTGTACTTGTATCTAGATCAACCACGTTAGCAGGGTTGGAAACATTACAAAGCAAACAGATGCCCGAAGTTGTTACCCCGTTATCTTGATTTGCAAAACTACATGGAACGTTGTTTTGCGCATTAATCGTTGCTGTTAAAGTTGTAAGTGGACTGGTACAACCGGTGCCGTTCATGGCTTCTACATAATAATTCGTAGTACCGAAAAGGATCGGTGTTGTATAAGAAGCGCCGGTTGCAAGGGTATTTACTTTAGCGGGGGAGTCATACCAGGTATATGTTACACCCGGTTCCGGGCTAGGGATGCTGAAAGTTACCGATTGACCGCTATTGATCGTAACATTAGAATTATTAACTGAAGGCGCCGCGGGACTTGGATTCACAGCCACGGAAGCCTGCGCCCTGGTGGCGCTCACACAGCCCGTACTTAATGCGGCTTCAACATAATAGTCGGTAGCTGCATTTAAGTTTGGTGTCGTATACGTTAATCCCGATGCCAATAAATTACCTCCCGTAGGAGCATCATACCAATTATAGGTAACGCCGCTAACAGGATTTTGAACATTGAAAGTAGTTTGGTCGCCGGCACAAATAGTATGCGTTGTATTGGCCAGAGCAGGCACAGCAGGTAATGCCGTGGTAGTCACGGAAACAGCACTCCGCGTAGTATTAGTACATACATCCAGCGCGGTTTGCGCGTAGTAGGTAGTAGTACCGCTCGCCGGCGTAACAGTTAACGTGGTGCCGTCTGCAACCGGGTTCGTAATGGGCGTACCTCCCGTTGGAACAGTGTACCAACTGATAACCGCTTCAGGGGTTGCCGTAGTAGCCGTTAAGTCGATAGAGTTCCCTTCACATACATTCAGCGATGCCGGTGTAGTGATAGTCGGAGGTATAATATCAACTTCGTTATAATAGGCATAATACAAACGGAAGTCTGCCAAGGCTCCAAGTAAATTACTTGACAGGGTAACTCGAACCCTATCAAATTTAGAAGTAGGCCTTAACACTATTTCACCTTGATTATCGCCGCTCAAGAGTCTTAACAAAGCGGCCTGCCCACTAACGGCATCATTATTAGGAGTGGTACCGTTGAGTGTTTCAAAACTCACGCCTCCCAGTAAGTTTGCAGAAAGCAAAGCGCCCGAATTACCAATTCCAATTACCAGGGAATCACAACTTTCGTTTGGATTTATAGTGGGAAAAATGAGTGTTTGCTGAACCGAAACACCCAGTAACCCAACGGTAACTGAAAATTGGGAATAATCATCCAGATTAGCGTTATTAACCGGGTTAGCCGCATTGGTAACACCGCATAAAAGACACAATCCAGAAACACCATTCGTTTGACTCGTAGCATATACCCTTTGCGCGGAAAGCATACCGGGTATAATGGCCATCATGAAGATGGACAGGACAAGGATAAAAGCGCCGTAATGCTTTTTAGGAGTAACATTAAATGTCATAGCTCACAATGGTTTGGGTAATAAGATTTTCTACACATAGCATAATTGTACTTCGGAGTATAGCACAGGGTATGAACTCAGAAAGAAAAGAATGTCTATAAAATCAGTAAGGATACTTTTACCGGTTTATTACTAGGATACTTTCTTCTGCATGTTTGGTTGATCATAGCCAGGATCACATTCCTCGAAACATTTTAATAATTTTCATCATCCGAAACTTGTACAAAACTATAAGCTTGAGTTGGCAAAGCATGCGTTTATTTCGTTCATTCTAAGACAAGAACGAACAGTCTATTCATTTTTTAAATCCTTGTTCATTTTGTTCATTTTTTGAAATTTGCAATTACGGTGATGAATAAATGAGGATATAATAAAGAGGTTTTGGGGCAGGTTGCTTCTAAAAATGACAGCATCAAAAAAAACTGTTTTCCCCGGACATTTTTCACAACGTTAAATACCATTATTTTACTTCGAACCGTGAAAATCACCCCCTAAAACAACAAGAATCTCAAAAAATTTTTTGAACAAAATTTAAATTATAATAAATTTAATATCAATTTGTTATAATTTAAATCGAATAATATATATTATTATTCATTCTATTCATTTTTAAAAATGTAAATCTAGCCGTTCATTATCCTCGTAAGTATTCTCTTGTGTGGAACTAGATAACTGTATATTATCATCATAATTTCTATTAACTCTAGAATATCCATTAATTGTCCCCTTATGATTGATTTATCCTACGATTACATCGTGATGCTCCAAAACGAAGTCTTGCGTCAATTCGGTGTGGACAACATTACTCCCGGGCTATGTAAACCATTATCAACAGCCATCCTGGGAAGAACAACGAAAATCGTGAGTGAAACAACGTTAAAGCGATTCTTCGGGTTTGCAGCAGCACAACATAGTTTTTCAAGGTACACCTTGAATACTTTGTCGCATTATTGTGGCTATAAAGATTGGGACGAGTTCCAATCAAAGAATGTCGCCGCAACTATTAAAACATCTATTGCGCCTTCTCCTACAATCGAAGGTTGCACCTCCAAATGGATGGAGCTCAAAGCTAAGGCCAACGCGGTTTCTCAGTACACCATTCAAACGCTGAAAAATCGCTCCGGTATCCCTTTCAACTACACCGTGGTAAGACAGGAAACGATTCAACACATCGAACGGTTCTTGAACAGTGATTACCCGGCCACTGTTTTTATTGCTCCCCCAGGCTGGGGAAAATCAATCTCCCTTGTACATGCTGTTGAACATTGCTGGTTTAACCAAAATGCCGCGCATACGGAAGACATTTGCTGGTTTATCAATGCCCATGCTGCCGGAAGTCTTATGATGAAAGGCTTTTCGCTAGCCAATTGGCTCGATAATCAACTCAATCTTGGCCCGGGAGAAAACCTAAGGGAATATTTCTCTAATAACCCGCAAGCCCGCAGCGGTAAGCTGGTGCTAATTATTGACGGCTTTGACGAATTGAACCTCGGTAGTGATAAAACTAAAATGTTGTATTCCAAATTGGAGGATTTTGTTTATTCTAACGATGAACACCCATGGGTGAAAGTAATCCTCTCGGTAAGGTCAAGTACCTGGTCGGAGCTTTTTCAAAGATCCCAACATTACGCCAACTTCCGCAAGTTCTGGTTCATGGGTCGCAAAATGGACGAGGAAACTAATATTAACATACCACTGCTCAGCAAGGAAGAAATGAAATCGGTCTTGAATCATTATCATTTCGATGCGCAAAAAGTGGAACAGCTATCAGACCTTTTCTTGCAGAAATTAATACACCCGTATTATTTACAGCTATTCTGTCAATTGAACGAAGAACACGGGGACGGCTTCTTCGATGAAAGGCTCAGCCTTTTCGAGATTGCGTCCAAATTTATCCAGAACAGGGTGTTCCAGTCAAATAAAAATACTTTCAAAATTGCCATCATCGATAAATTATTACAATTACTCGATTATGGAAGAAACGGTTTATATGCAGATAAAGCTTTACTCTTAAATAAAAACACGGATCTCTTCCCGGCATATAAAGAATTGGTAACCGATAATATCCTGGTTGAAGAAAACTTGAGCCAAGAAATCATGTTTAATGTGAAGGTCCGGTTTACCCATAATTTTATGCTGGAATATTTCGTCGCAATGCATTTCTATCAAAATTACGGCGAACATGTGCGAGAAGATATGCTCAACCATATCCTATCATATTTTCCCCCTTCGAGTTTCAGGATATCGGTCTTGAATTGGCTCGTGCGCTGCTGCATCAACAAGCAACAGTATGAATGTATCCACGCTATCCTGAAACTTCCCTTAACAACGAACGAGCGCTCCCAAATACTGGAGTATATCGTGTTACATCACAACCAGGAGGATCGCAAACCGGTTGCGCTGGAAGAAGTTTTCCCCATCGGCTTTTTCAAAAAACACCCCATCAGCGGTTTCGTGAACGACGATTTTGTTCAGTACCGCAAGAAAAAAATCCTGGATACCTTCTTGGGATTAGCCGAATCTACTGAAGACAAGTTGAAGATACGCAGCAATCTTTTCGTGATGGCCCTGATGCAACTCGATGCCGAATCATGTGAATTCGAGTTGACCAATATCAGGAAACTGACGGCTGATGACGAGGCGTTGACTGCCATGTCCATCCAACCTTACGAGATATTCCTGTTTATATATGAATACCTCAAATTCGGGGAAGTCAACGAAGATATCAAGGAGAAAATTTACGATTGCAAATGGCTATGGTTGATCGGCGGACAGAAAATTGGCGTGGCGGAAGAGATTGTTTGTAAAGCGATGTGCTTCGCTTTCTTGTTGATGGGTGATTACCAGCAGCTGCTAAACTTCACGCAACGATTATTTGAAAGGTATCCACAAATGCTTTATAGCAAGGGAGATGTATTCAGGCTAACGCTACTTTGCTGGGAAGCACAGGCCCATTTACGGGTAGGCAATACCAAGGAAGGGAAGCGTATTCATGAGCATATCGACAGGGTGTTGAAGCTAAACTTGGCGGATCAATTCAGTACCAAGCATGTACAAACTTTACAAAAAATAATAGGCGCGGAAATTTGCTACCAGAACGGTGACTACAACAGGGCTATCAAACTGGCAGAATCAGCGATGGAGATGGCGCAAAAACTCGACTTCAAATTATTTGCCCTGATTAATTATACCATATTGAATAAGGTTTACCAAGATCTTAATATGGAACATCAAACCGAATTGGCGATGCAACAAGTTGCCTTAATACAAAAAAATACTACGTTCAAAAAAGCTGTATCAAACTTTATTTATCAATAAACCAGAGAAATTAATCGTCCATGGTTCATGTTGAACTCCAAGATTAGTTTTTCAGTACACCTACTGGCAAACGTTTTTTACAAGAAAATCATGGATCAAACCGGCACTGTAATTCTTTACGGTGCCCTTTTTATTTATAACAATCTACCATTATTGTCCGGCTAAATTTTCAATGTAAAAATTATCGTTACCTCAAAAGTTCGATTCAATGTCCACCTGCACATTTCTTTGTACTACTGTATGACTTCGCTATTAACAGTGCGAAGTTCCACGGTTTTGTTGGCTGGGCTGAATAGATCATCCTTCGCTTAGGTCCTTGACCAGGTAAGGCATCCAAGTAAATTTATGCCATTTTAGGCGGACAACAATGACAGTCAACCAAGTATGAGCCTTACTGGTAAATAGTATATAAAAGACCAAGCAGGGAGGCATATGGGTAGAAATTCCAACGCAGTTAAGGCAGCCAAAAATCTTAAACTATAAGGCTATCGATATTTTAAATATCCATAAATCTGGCATAATTTTATTACAAAAAGCAGCATGGCGAATGAAGATTCAAGATATACTACGGTTCAAACTTTCTTGTTAAACCTGTTGAGCCTGTTGACTATTTTGCCTTTAGCGCCCTTTTTAAACCGGTTTATTCCACCCGTTATCATCGGGGACATCCATATAGATTTATTTATATCCCTCTTGATCGCGTTCTTGATAACCAGGATCATTTTATGGATCTTCAAACCCTTGATGATACCGGCATTTGTATTGGTTTGCAGCGTTTTAGTATACAATTTCTTCATTGGAAGCTATACATTCACGAACGTGATCAACGATTATAAGGGGATGGTCCAGGGTAACTGGGGTGCTAAAGATCAAAAACAACAAGATATACTCAGCTTGTATCCAAGAAGGGTAGAGACCTATTATGACAAAACCGTAAGGGGTATCAGGGAAAAAGTCAATGACCAGGATTCCGTCGTTAGAAATTATGCTGTAAAGTATTCTTTAACAGATTTTGACGAATATTTTTCAAAATATGGTAAAATAGTACGGTTTTTGAGCTTATATAAACATATTCGTAATAACTTTAAGTATGTGAATGACTCCCAAAGGGATGAGTATTTTGCCACCCCGCAAGAAACTATCCGGAATGGTTTAGGGGGTGATTGTGACGATCATTCAATCCTGATGGTTTCCTGTATGCAAAGTATCGGGGCCAAATGTAGGATTGTACTGGTAAAAGGCCATGCTTACCCCGAATTGTATTGTGGCAATAAGGATGACTTTGAAATTTTGAAACAAGCAATTGTCCTTTTATTCAACAATCCGCCTGTAAAACAGTTATATTATCATGAAATGAAAGGAGAGTATTGGATCAACTTAGATTATACGGCGCGCCATCCCGGGGGGCCTTATATGAATAACCAAGTATATGCCCTAATCGATTTATAAAAACATTACAACATCTTTAATTTAAAAATCTTATACAATGAAAGTGAACATTGGTGTACCCGAAAAAAATTTACAAGCAGTAGCTGATAAACTGCAAGTGCTATTAGCAGACGAAAGTATTTTATATACTAAAACGAGAAACTATCACTGGAATGTTGAAGGACAGAATTTCTCGGAGATGCACCTATTTTATGAAGGACAATATGGCGACCTGGCAGAAATGATCGATGAAGTGGCTGAAAGGATCCGCCAATTGGGACATTATAGCGTAGGGCGCCTTGCCGATTTCCTCAAGTTGACACATTTGTTGGAGCCGGAATACACGAACGATCAGAAAACACAATTGAAGAATTTGTTAGATGATCATGAAACAATTATCCGCTTCATCCGTGAATGTATCCGCGAGTTTGATGAAACCCATAACGATGCTGGTTCTAGTGATTTTGTTACCGGCTTGATGGAGAAACACGAAAAAATGGCTTGGATGCTCCGCTCTTATTTGAAATAGAAATAAGGTGGCTAATGCCAAAGCATACTTGTCCCGCGATAGTAATCGCGGGATTTTTTTTATACGCCGAACTGTTGTAGATGGTGATCCAGGTGTTTGTACATGCCCCTGGCCCATTGTTCAGCAGTTAGTTTACCAAAAAATGAATGGGCTGCTGTTGTTACAACTCCAGGGCCACCGCTGGCCAATTCCTGGATTTGCCCGATGAGCTTATTTTTCTCTTCTTCCACACCATTGCCATCCCCTGCCAAAAGTGAAGGGTCGGTAGGCAGGCCCTTGGGGAAGGGTTTCTCATTCAGGAACATGGGCTTTGCCAACCAACCTACCAAGTAACTGAACCAGGCCCTTTTAACCTGCTTCTTTCCCAAGGCCATTTCCATGGCGGCATTGCAATGCGCAAGCATCTGTGCCGCAGTCATTTTGCCCCAGTGGGGAGTGGAAGCCGGGTTAATATGTTGTACCCTGGAAATGATAGTGGCAGCATCTGCCTGGTCAAAGAAATTCTTCATTTTTCTACGTCATTGATAGTGGAAATTAACACTTTCGTAGGAACAAAAGATATAACTTTCTTATTATATTCATCCCTCGAAAAAGTTTCTGTGAAGAATGTTCCGTTCGATAAAACATTTGTAAATAGAATTTGTTATTAATTTAACGTTACTTCAGAATATCGGCCAGCAAGATGGATTGATTTAAAAATT includes the following:
- a CDS encoding NACHT domain-containing protein is translated as MIDLSYDYIVMLQNEVLRQFGVDNITPGLCKPLSTAILGRTTKIVSETTLKRFFGFAAAQHSFSRYTLNTLSHYCGYKDWDEFQSKNVAATIKTSIAPSPTIEGCTSKWMELKAKANAVSQYTIQTLKNRSGIPFNYTVVRQETIQHIERFLNSDYPATVFIAPPGWGKSISLVHAVEHCWFNQNAAHTEDICWFINAHAAGSLMMKGFSLANWLDNQLNLGPGENLREYFSNNPQARSGKLVLIIDGFDELNLGSDKTKMLYSKLEDFVYSNDEHPWVKVILSVRSSTWSELFQRSQHYANFRKFWFMGRKMDEETNINIPLLSKEEMKSVLNHYHFDAQKVEQLSDLFLQKLIHPYYLQLFCQLNEEHGDGFFDERLSLFEIASKFIQNRVFQSNKNTFKIAIIDKLLQLLDYGRNGLYADKALLLNKNTDLFPAYKELVTDNILVEENLSQEIMFNVKVRFTHNFMLEYFVAMHFYQNYGEHVREDMLNHILSYFPPSSFRISVLNWLVRCCINKQQYECIHAILKLPLTTNERSQILEYIVLHHNQEDRKPVALEEVFPIGFFKKHPISGFVNDDFVQYRKKKILDTFLGLAESTEDKLKIRSNLFVMALMQLDAESCEFELTNIRKLTADDEALTAMSIQPYEIFLFIYEYLKFGEVNEDIKEKIYDCKWLWLIGGQKIGVAEEIVCKAMCFAFLLMGDYQQLLNFTQRLFERYPQMLYSKGDVFRLTLLCWEAQAHLRVGNTKEGKRIHEHIDRVLKLNLADQFSTKHVQTLQKIIGAEICYQNGDYNRAIKLAESAMEMAQKLDFKLFALINYTILNKVYQDLNMEHQTELAMQQVALIQKNTTFKKAVSNFIYQ
- a CDS encoding Dps family protein; protein product: MKVNIGVPEKNLQAVADKLQVLLADESILYTKTRNYHWNVEGQNFSEMHLFYEGQYGDLAEMIDEVAERIRQLGHYSVGRLADFLKLTHLLEPEYTNDQKTQLKNLLDDHETIIRFIRECIREFDETHNDAGSSDFVTGLMEKHEKMAWMLRSYLK
- a CDS encoding DUF1569 domain-containing protein, with product MKNFFDQADAATIISRVQHINPASTPHWGKMTAAQMLAHCNAAMEMALGKKQVKRAWFSYLVGWLAKPMFLNEKPFPKGLPTDPSLLAGDGNGVEEEKNKLIGQIQELASGGPGVVTTAAHSFFGKLTAEQWARGMYKHLDHHLQQFGV
- a CDS encoding transglutaminase domain-containing protein, producing MANEDSRYTTVQTFLLNLLSLLTILPLAPFLNRFIPPVIIGDIHIDLFISLLIAFLITRIILWIFKPLMIPAFVLVCSVLVYNFFIGSYTFTNVINDYKGMVQGNWGAKDQKQQDILSLYPRRVETYYDKTVRGIREKVNDQDSVVRNYAVKYSLTDFDEYFSKYGKIVRFLSLYKHIRNNFKYVNDSQRDEYFATPQETIRNGLGGDCDDHSILMVSCMQSIGAKCRIVLVKGHAYPELYCGNKDDFEILKQAIVLLFNNPPVKQLYYHEMKGEYWINLDYTARHPGGPYMNNQVYALIDL